In a genomic window of Streptomyces pristinaespiralis:
- a CDS encoding DJ-1/PfpI family protein translates to MPTQIAVLLFDRFTALDAVGPYEMLCRLPDAEVVFVAEQTGPVRNDRDELSLVATRTVGEVTAPDIVLVPGGPGQDAQMRNGSLLDWLRAVDVTSTWTTSVCTGSLLLAAAGLLKGREATSHWLALEELERLGARPTGRRVVTDGKYVTAAGVSSGIDMGLTLVGRLAGDEHARAVQLLTEYNPQPPYDAGSPLKAPAHLVDEFRAKSRFVLR, encoded by the coding sequence GTGCCCACGCAGATCGCCGTCCTGCTCTTCGACCGTTTCACGGCACTCGACGCCGTCGGCCCCTACGAAATGCTCTGCCGGCTCCCGGACGCCGAGGTCGTCTTCGTCGCCGAACAAACGGGCCCCGTACGGAACGACCGTGACGAGCTCTCGCTCGTCGCGACCAGGACCGTCGGCGAGGTCACCGCGCCGGACATCGTGCTCGTCCCCGGCGGTCCCGGCCAGGACGCCCAGATGCGGAACGGATCTCTGCTGGACTGGCTGCGCGCCGTGGACGTCACCAGCACCTGGACCACGTCGGTGTGCACCGGCTCGCTGCTGCTCGCCGCCGCCGGACTGCTGAAGGGCCGTGAGGCCACCTCGCACTGGCTCGCCCTGGAAGAGCTGGAGCGGCTCGGCGCCAGGCCGACCGGCCGCCGGGTCGTCACGGACGGCAAGTACGTCACGGCCGCCGGCGTCTCCTCCGGCATCGACATGGGCCTCACCCTGGTCGGCAGGCTGGCCGGTGACGAGCACGCCCGGGCCGTGCAGCTGCTCACCGAGTACAACCCGCAGCCGCCCTACGACGCGGGCTCGCCGCTGAAGGCCCCGGCGCATCTGGTCGACGAGTTCCGGGCCAAGAGCCGCTTCGTCCTTCGATAG